A genomic stretch from Dama dama isolate Ldn47 chromosome 10, ASM3311817v1, whole genome shotgun sequence includes:
- the C10H16orf90 gene encoding uncharacterized protein C16orf90 homolog isoform X2 — MEALVYAVSWAQGHTSHPDTPPNIYEGGLGAQQQQCPSAQGSKPKNFRLRHLRGLALYLPGHLQPAGQCESHWLGRLLAGGCLPQPEGLVWPLDLAQGTLGRGNSHHSALLEAQLPRDSRANTASSSSMDPAKGAPSQSGHPEGLGLRPKRSWGAPEETTCPLCKRTRSGGLEGP, encoded by the exons ATGGAAGCCTTGGTCT ATGCAGTGAGCTGGGCCCAAGGACACACCAGTCACCCCGACACACCACCCAACATCTACGAGGGGGGGCTGGGGgcccagcagcagcagtgcccCAGTGCCCAGGGAAGCAAGCCCAAGAACTTCCGGCTGCGCCACCTCCGGGGCCTGGCTCTCTACCTGCCGGGCCACCTGCAGCCTGCCGGCCAGTGTGAGAGTCACTGGCTGGGTCGGCTCCTGGCCGGGGGCTGCCTGCCACAGCCCGAGGGCCTGGTCTGGCCCCTGGActtagcacaggggactctgggCCGAGGTAACAGCCACCACTCAGCCCTTCTGGAAGCTCAACTGCCCAGGGACAGCCGGGCAAATACAG CTTCCAGCTCCAGCATGGACCCAGCCAAGGGTGCCCCCTCACAGTCTGGTCACCCTGAAGGCTTAGGGCTCAGGCCTAAGAGATCCTGGGGGGCCCCAGAGGAGACCACATGTCCCTTGTGCAAGAGAACCCGCTCTGGGGGCCTGGAGGGGCCGTAG
- the C10H16orf90 gene encoding uncharacterized protein C16orf90 homolog isoform X1, which produces MEALVCAFSELRIREDAVSWAQGHTSHPDTPPNIYEGGLGAQQQQCPSAQGSKPKNFRLRHLRGLALYLPGHLQPAGQCESHWLGRLLAGGCLPQPEGLVWPLDLAQGTLGRGNSHHSALLEAQLPRDSRANTASSSSMDPAKGAPSQSGHPEGLGLRPKRSWGAPEETTCPLCKRTRSGGLEGP; this is translated from the exons ATGGAAGCCTTGGTCTGTGCGTTCTCTGAGCTGCGCATAAGAGAAG ATGCAGTGAGCTGGGCCCAAGGACACACCAGTCACCCCGACACACCACCCAACATCTACGAGGGGGGGCTGGGGgcccagcagcagcagtgcccCAGTGCCCAGGGAAGCAAGCCCAAGAACTTCCGGCTGCGCCACCTCCGGGGCCTGGCTCTCTACCTGCCGGGCCACCTGCAGCCTGCCGGCCAGTGTGAGAGTCACTGGCTGGGTCGGCTCCTGGCCGGGGGCTGCCTGCCACAGCCCGAGGGCCTGGTCTGGCCCCTGGActtagcacaggggactctgggCCGAGGTAACAGCCACCACTCAGCCCTTCTGGAAGCTCAACTGCCCAGGGACAGCCGGGCAAATACAG CTTCCAGCTCCAGCATGGACCCAGCCAAGGGTGCCCCCTCACAGTCTGGTCACCCTGAAGGCTTAGGGCTCAGGCCTAAGAGATCCTGGGGGGCCCCAGAGGAGACCACATGTCCCTTGTGCAAGAGAACCCGCTCTGGGGGCCTGGAGGGGCCGTAG